In a single window of the Dreissena polymorpha isolate Duluth1 chromosome 3, UMN_Dpol_1.0, whole genome shotgun sequence genome:
- the LOC127875470 gene encoding BTB/POZ domain-containing protein 6-B-like, translated as MHKALKMATKSCVPHKFRTENSDEEVNQEVPSNASNYLGATSIQKQPTFRNSRQAPDPTWKSPRNSAVLSTPLPTLDASKEYNWQAGMTNIREKNAVMLQNPLMADVHFTVGCGKNKQHIPAHRYVLATGSSVFYAMFYGGLADQNDEVCLPDVEPIAFHNLLKYLYCDEIQLSADNVIPTLYVAKKYIVPHLARACVQFLETSLSARNACMLLCQGRLFEEQELMQQCWEVIDAQAEESLASDGFVDIDFSTMESVLLRETLNAKEVSVFNAVCKWAEAECRRRDMEPSMENKRSVLGEAFYLIRIPSMSLDDFANGPAQSGMLTAQETTNIFLYFTANNKPELPFKRKGRSGLMPFKCHRFQSSAYRSNQWRYRGRCDSIQFAVDRRVFIAGFGFYGSSNGAMQYQVKVELKKEGTLLGQAITSFFSDGSSNTFPVLFDNPIQIEPDVFYTASAVLDGPELSYFGQEGMSEMQCGKVTFQFQCSSDSTNGTGVQGGQIPEIIFYC; from the exons ATGCACAAAGCTCTGAAGATGGCAACCAAAAGTTGTGTCCCTCACAAGTTCCGCACAGAAAACTCGGACGAAGAAGTTAACCAAGAAGTTCCGTCAAACGCTTCAAACTACTTGGGAGCCACCAGCATTCAAAAGCAGCCTACTTTTCGAAATTCCAGACAAGCCCCTGATCCAACATGGAAGTCCCCCCGTAATTCGGCAGTTCTTTCCACTCCCTTGCCAACGTTGGACGCTAGCAAAGAATATAACTGGCAGGCTGGAATGACCAACATTCGGGAGAAGAACGCAGTAATGTTGCAGAACCCACTCATGGCTGATGTGCATTTCACGGTTGGTTGTGGGAAAAACAAGCAGCATATTCCAGCACATCGATATGTACTTGCGACTGGGAGCTCTGTGTTTTACGCCATGTTTTATGGTGGACTGGCAGACCAAAATGATGAGGTGTGCTTACCTGATGTGGAGCCCATTGCATTTCACAATCTTCTCAA ATACTTGTACTGTGACGAAATTCAGCTGTCCGCAGATAATGTAATTCCCACGCTGTATGTAGCCAAGAAATACATCGTCCCCCATCTAGCTCGGGCATGTGTGCAATTTCTTGAGACCAGTCTTAGTGCAAGGAACGCTTGCATGCTCTTGTGCCAGGGGCGCTTGTTTGAAGAGCAGGAACTAATGCAGCAGTGCTGGGAAGTCATAGATGCGCAGGCTGAGGAATCTCTAGCCTCTGATGGCTTTGTGGACATTGACTTCAGCACCATGGAAAGTGTGTTGCTTAGAGAAACATTGAATGCCAAGGAGGTGTCTGTGTTCAATGCCGTGTGCAAATGGGCTGAAGCGGAATGCAGGCGCAGGGACATGGAACCTTCCATGGAGAACAAGCGCTCTGTTCTTGGAGAGGCTTTTTACCTGATAAGAATACCTTCCATGTCACTGGATGACTTTGCCAATGGTCCTGCTCAGTCGGGAATGCTGACAGCGCAAGAGACTAccaatatttttctttattttacggCTAATAATAAACCAGAGCTTCCGTTCAAGCGGAAAGGCAGATCAGGCTTGATGCCATTTAAGTGCCACAGGTTCCAGTCTTCGGCCTACCGCAGCAACCAATGGCGATATCGTGGCAGGTGCGACAGCATTCAGTTCGCTGTTGATCGACGGGTCTTCATAGCCGGGTTCGGATTTTATGGTTCAAGTAACGGTGCTATGCAGTATCAGGTGAAAGTCGAACTGAAAAAGGAAGGGACACTTCTTGGACAAGCGATTACAAGTTTTTTCTCTGATGGTTCCAGCAACACATTTCCAGTACTGTTTGACAATCCCATACAGATAGAGCCAGATGTGTTCTACACTGCCAGTGCGGTGCTAGACGGGCCCGAGCTCAGCTACTTTGGCCAGGAAGGCATGTCGGAGATGCAGTGTGGCAAGGTCACATTCCAGTTCCAGTGCTCCTCTGACAGTACTAACGGCACAGGAGTGCAAGGGGGTCAGATTCCCGAAATCATCTTCTACTGCTAA